From a single Labrenzia sp. PHM005 genomic region:
- a CDS encoding calcium-binding protein, translated as MSLSFDATFYQSQRPDVYNAFIATAGSTGLTWAEFAQQHYNTFGRFEGSDPSASFSTSYYLSTYPDVAAAGVNPFDHFLASGSLEMRQPYSTFPTSSFVAADYAAANPDLAAAGITSDAALYQHFVIHGQFEGRSGAPDVSIPNSGSTFTLTTDIDNLTGTSGDDVFNGVNGTTDTFTLPDTIDGGAGNDTLSLIIDTGGTVPGATVTNIETLQVRNTVALDTGGNGAIDLGNFSSVTSFESLNNTEEVELDNVGTSVTSLSMNGSRDDLLVDTGAITTVNLMLNNVNGAAANDDVDFGVTAASTAVTTLNVTSSGNSTLEQLNTNEVTTASFAATGGSVNIVDWNAAAALKTLTTSGSNDVTFGDLTNAAALETVTHSGTGTANFDLGTALAATVTSVTASSSGALKVTSGAKTTAITGGSGNDEIGIGALVYDGSAKVDGGDGTGDILSISDSTATIFTAGAKANISNFEILKVASGATETFDFEALTGLTGLIIDTATSAVVTNLSSTAAADVAVTGVQTTGLNVGVKNATNPGTTDTLKLSLDHTTADTAVTVAGFTSLGLENLQINSSGAGTNTNTFELAGANDRLSTVTITGDSKFTLTDAADIGTEVSIDASAATNEITITMDQNTSGQSITGSSTAKNTITGGTAVDIITGGAGVDIVNGAAGKDTISTAGGNDVVTVDVNNSNDTITIGDGADTVKFSGANFAAMLATSSDVGGIVSITDFVAGTDKIGMVDTGGANTGITLQTAQTIATAANLTDVYAGITAIGASVDGGALNGVLVTVSGGAAAGTYLYINDATGAVSNTDDFLINVTGVTGTITASDFVFA; from the coding sequence ATGTCTCTTTCATTTGACGCAACCTTTTACCAGTCGCAGCGCCCGGACGTATACAACGCGTTCATCGCGACCGCTGGCTCCACCGGCCTGACCTGGGCTGAATTTGCGCAGCAGCACTACAACACCTTCGGCCGTTTTGAAGGGTCTGACCCGTCTGCGTCCTTCAGCACCAGCTACTACCTGTCGACTTACCCGGATGTTGCCGCTGCCGGCGTCAACCCGTTTGACCACTTCCTGGCTTCTGGTTCATTGGAAATGCGCCAGCCGTACAGCACGTTCCCGACATCTTCTTTTGTCGCTGCTGACTATGCTGCTGCAAACCCGGATCTGGCTGCTGCTGGCATTACCTCTGATGCAGCTCTTTACCAGCACTTCGTCATCCATGGTCAGTTTGAAGGCCGCTCTGGTGCTCCGGACGTATCGATCCCGAACTCAGGTTCTACCTTTACGTTGACGACTGACATCGACAACCTGACCGGTACTTCTGGCGATGATGTCTTCAATGGTGTTAACGGCACTACCGATACATTCACGCTTCCAGACACAATCGACGGTGGCGCAGGCAACGACACGCTGAGCCTGATCATTGACACCGGCGGTACGGTTCCTGGTGCGACTGTAACAAACATTGAGACCCTTCAGGTTCGCAATACTGTTGCACTTGACACTGGTGGTAATGGCGCCATCGATCTCGGTAACTTCAGCTCTGTGACGTCTTTCGAGTCGCTGAACAACACTGAAGAAGTTGAGCTTGACAACGTTGGCACCAGCGTAACTAGCCTGTCCATGAACGGTTCCCGAGACGACCTCCTCGTCGATACCGGTGCAATCACAACTGTTAACCTGATGCTGAACAACGTCAACGGCGCTGCTGCCAATGATGATGTTGACTTTGGTGTTACAGCCGCTTCCACAGCAGTGACCACGTTGAACGTGACTTCTAGTGGCAACAGTACACTGGAACAGCTTAACACAAATGAAGTTACAACAGCTTCTTTTGCTGCAACTGGTGGTAGCGTCAACATTGTGGACTGGAACGCAGCGGCGGCACTTAAGACGCTGACAACTTCTGGCTCGAATGATGTTACTTTTGGTGATCTCACTAACGCTGCTGCTCTGGAAACCGTTACCCATTCCGGTACCGGCACTGCCAACTTCGACCTAGGTACAGCTCTTGCTGCTACAGTTACTTCCGTGACTGCTTCCAGCTCGGGCGCACTCAAGGTTACTTCCGGCGCCAAAACAACTGCTATCACTGGCGGTTCTGGCAACGACGAAATCGGCATTGGCGCTCTTGTTTATGACGGTTCTGCAAAAGTTGATGGTGGTGACGGTACAGGCGATATCCTGTCTATCAGCGACTCGACTGCTACGATCTTCACAGCTGGCGCTAAGGCTAACATCTCCAACTTCGAAATCCTGAAAGTGGCATCCGGTGCTACCGAAACTTTCGACTTTGAAGCTCTGACTGGCCTGACTGGTTTGATCATCGATACTGCAACGTCAGCGGTTGTAACAAACCTTAGCAGCACAGCTGCTGCCGACGTCGCTGTAACAGGCGTTCAAACAACTGGTCTAAATGTTGGTGTGAAAAACGCAACCAACCCGGGTACAACAGATACTTTGAAGTTGTCGCTGGATCACACTACGGCCGATACTGCTGTAACCGTTGCTGGCTTCACCTCGCTTGGCTTGGAAAATCTGCAGATCAACAGTTCAGGTGCTGGTACCAATACCAACACGTTCGAACTTGCAGGCGCCAACGATCGTCTCTCAACAGTTACGATTACAGGCGATAGTAAGTTTACTCTTACAGATGCAGCTGACATTGGTACGGAAGTATCTATTGATGCGTCTGCAGCTACTAACGAAATCACCATCACAATGGACCAGAATACATCTGGTCAGTCGATCACTGGTTCGTCCACTGCCAAAAACACCATCACCGGTGGTACCGCGGTTGATATCATCACTGGTGGTGCTGGTGTTGATATCGTCAACGGCGCAGCTGGCAAAGACACCATCAGCACTGCAGGTGGTAACGACGTTGTAACAGTTGACGTAAACAACTCTAACGACACGATCACCATCGGCGATGGCGCTGACACCGTGAAGTTCTCTGGTGCTAACTTTGCGGCTATGCTCGCAACTTCTTCGGATGTTGGTGGCATCGTATCCATCACCGACTTTGTTGCTGGTACCGATAAGATCGGAATGGTTGACACTGGCGGTGCGAATACCGGCATCACGCTTCAAACAGCTCAAACCATTGCTACTGCCGCAAACCTGACAGACGTCTACGCAGGTATCACTGCTATCGGTGCATCTGTTGATGGCGGCGCCCTGAATGGTGTCTTGGTTACCGTATCTGGCGGTGCAGCTGCCGGTACGTACCTCTACATCAACGATGCGACTGGTGCTGTATCCAACACTGATGACTTCCTCATCAATGTTACCGGTGTCACCGGCACCATCACTGCTTCGGACTTCGTATTCGCATAA
- a CDS encoding glycosyltransferase family 2 protein, which translates to MTETPSAPGAQSRVCGVVVTFHPDIPALTRLLELIAPQVDSLVIVDNGSDTDLTALKATFHAQLECLGENFGIARAQNVGIKIARDLNASHVLLLDQDSLPAPDMVDQLIAAEQSLRAGGKKVAAVGANYVDPRQGETGSFVYRDGLRLKRRPMIAPDAIVETDFLIASGSLTPIDVFDEVGDMVDELFIDYVDIEWGLRARAMGYLSYGVFGAHMEHALGDDHIPIRGHRVPLHSPLRHYYQLRNAVWLIRQSWLPKVWTALLVWRMFRQFLFFTVAAPKGLKHGQMMLAGIADGLRGRMGAK; encoded by the coding sequence ATGACTGAGACACCTTCCGCGCCCGGGGCCCAGTCCCGGGTCTGCGGTGTTGTGGTGACGTTCCACCCCGACATTCCTGCGCTCACGCGCCTGCTGGAGCTGATCGCACCGCAGGTCGATAGCCTGGTGATTGTCGACAATGGATCGGACACCGACCTGACTGCGCTTAAAGCGACCTTCCATGCACAGCTGGAATGTCTTGGCGAGAATTTCGGCATCGCACGCGCTCAGAACGTCGGTATCAAGATCGCCCGGGACCTGAACGCCAGCCACGTTTTGCTGCTCGACCAGGACAGCCTTCCGGCACCTGATATGGTTGACCAGCTCATCGCCGCAGAACAAAGCCTCCGGGCGGGCGGCAAGAAAGTTGCCGCGGTTGGTGCCAATTATGTCGACCCGCGCCAAGGCGAGACCGGATCCTTCGTTTACCGGGACGGGTTGAGGTTAAAACGGCGGCCAATGATAGCCCCGGATGCTATTGTCGAAACCGACTTCTTGATCGCCTCCGGCAGCCTCACACCAATCGACGTTTTCGACGAGGTCGGCGACATGGTCGACGAGCTGTTCATTGATTACGTCGACATTGAATGGGGTCTTCGAGCCCGCGCAATGGGGTACCTTAGCTATGGGGTTTTCGGCGCGCACATGGAGCACGCCCTTGGTGATGATCACATCCCGATCCGCGGCCACCGGGTCCCGCTGCACAGCCCTTTGCGTCACTATTATCAGCTGCGCAACGCGGTTTGGCTGATTAGGCAATCCTGGTTGCCAAAAGTGTGGACGGCCCTGTTGGTGTGGCGCATGTTCCGACAGTTTCTCTTTTTCACTGTGGCAGCTCCAAAGGGATTGAAGCACGGCCAGATGATGCTCGCCGGCATAGCCGATGGGTTGCGCGGGCGCATGGGCGCCAAGTAG
- a CDS encoding matrixin family metalloprotease yields MLVVNTAPISGNIVSEFVLDDPLHKWGTSGAAGTAGGTVTYSFATSVISGTRGGVAYSSDAFITDPNFQQAIRQAFDTWAVVANISFSEVTDASDVQIRFAMDAIDGASNTLGFADTSFTSIDGGATWTNTRSHIIYDTAESWTTTSFLSTSIHEIGHSLGIDHSDVPGSIMQAVTIGDNYGTALTQDDINAVQTLYGANSDPLAAVENIFRFFNPTTGSHYFATGDTQRSTIAATNPSWLNEGAAFQAATTQETGTIPVVRMFNESSGRYLFTADTTEISIIQNQGWSQQQSGVWFVTRGEEAALGYTTGVFRLYVPALQGHVYSSNQAEIDILLTTLNATNEGAAYFLNPSLTASAAMSFEYGLDDTMDAETVAALVGLQAPESNVEFG; encoded by the coding sequence ATGTTAGTTGTTAATACGGCCCCGATTTCTGGAAACATCGTCAGTGAGTTTGTGCTTGATGATCCGCTACACAAATGGGGGACCAGCGGCGCTGCAGGAACCGCTGGCGGTACTGTCACCTATAGCTTTGCCACTTCTGTGATTTCAGGAACCCGAGGCGGTGTCGCTTACTCCTCTGATGCCTTTATCACTGATCCGAATTTCCAGCAGGCCATTCGGCAGGCTTTTGATACCTGGGCAGTGGTTGCAAATATCTCATTCAGTGAAGTAACAGATGCAAGCGATGTTCAAATCCGTTTTGCCATGGATGCCATAGATGGTGCGAGCAACACCCTGGGTTTTGCAGATACCAGCTTTACGTCGATTGACGGAGGCGCCACTTGGACCAATACACGATCCCATATCATTTATGACACCGCTGAAAGCTGGACGACGACGTCCTTCTTAAGCACATCCATCCATGAAATCGGACATAGCTTGGGAATTGACCATAGCGATGTTCCAGGCAGCATCATGCAAGCTGTAACCATCGGGGACAACTATGGGACCGCGCTGACCCAGGATGACATTAACGCTGTTCAAACGCTTTATGGAGCCAACAGCGATCCTCTTGCGGCCGTCGAGAACATCTTCCGGTTTTTCAATCCAACCACGGGTTCCCACTATTTTGCGACCGGTGACACCCAACGCTCAACAATTGCAGCCACAAATCCGAGCTGGTTAAACGAAGGTGCGGCATTCCAAGCCGCAACCACGCAAGAGACGGGAACAATCCCCGTTGTCCGCATGTTCAACGAATCCTCCGGCCGATATCTCTTTACAGCAGACACGACTGAGATTTCGATCATTCAAAACCAAGGCTGGTCCCAACAGCAATCCGGCGTTTGGTTTGTAACGCGTGGGGAAGAAGCCGCTCTTGGTTACACCACAGGGGTGTTCCGGCTCTATGTCCCGGCTTTGCAGGGACATGTCTATTCTTCAAACCAGGCTGAAATCGATATTCTACTGACCACACTCAACGCAACCAATGAAGGGGCGGCCTATTTCCTTAATCCATCCCTGACCGCTTCCGCCGCAATGAGTTTCGAATACGGCTTGGATGACACGATGGACGCAGAGACCGTTGCTGCCCTCGTGGGTCTTCAGGCGCCAGAAAGCAACGTTGAATTCGGATAA
- a CDS encoding glycosyltransferase, with amino-acid sequence MTADKPAQPPENIPLLTVSLVVYQPDLAVFKATLRSLSTAVQKLGAADTKVFIVQNCKTEAVPDLTAAVLQDIPFEILEGHGNIGFGRGHNLVLADTGQIHLVLNPDIEMAEDALVQAVDFFKKHDDCGLLTPQACWPDGTRQFLCKRYPALFDLLLRGFAPEFLKKLFGNRLARYEMSAETGLETFWAPPIVSGCFMVFRGDVYRKLGGFDPRFFLYFEDFDLALRAGKITRIAYVPSIRVIHEGGHAARKGFGHIKLFARSAFQFYQLHGLKVF; translated from the coding sequence ATGACTGCGGACAAACCAGCTCAGCCTCCCGAGAATATACCGTTGCTGACGGTTTCTCTGGTGGTTTACCAGCCGGATCTGGCGGTTTTCAAAGCCACCTTAAGAAGCCTTTCAACTGCTGTCCAAAAACTTGGCGCGGCCGATACGAAGGTCTTTATTGTCCAGAATTGCAAAACAGAAGCTGTGCCAGACCTCACAGCAGCAGTTTTACAAGACATCCCTTTCGAGATCCTAGAAGGACACGGCAATATCGGTTTTGGCCGGGGCCACAATCTTGTGCTTGCCGACACCGGTCAGATCCATTTGGTGCTCAATCCAGATATTGAAATGGCTGAAGATGCGCTTGTTCAAGCGGTCGATTTTTTCAAAAAACACGATGACTGCGGCTTGCTAACACCTCAAGCCTGCTGGCCCGATGGAACCCGGCAGTTTTTGTGCAAGCGTTATCCAGCGCTCTTCGATTTGCTTTTGCGCGGGTTCGCCCCAGAATTTTTGAAAAAACTATTTGGCAACCGTCTCGCCCGCTATGAAATGAGCGCAGAAACCGGCTTAGAAACTTTTTGGGCTCCGCCGATCGTCAGTGGATGTTTTATGGTGTTCCGCGGCGATGTTTACCGGAAACTCGGTGGATTTGACCCCCGGTTCTTTCTCTATTTTGAAGATTTTGATCTGGCCCTGCGTGCAGGAAAAATCACCCGCATCGCCTATGTGCCAAGCATTCGGGTGATCCATGAAGGCGGCCACGCTGCACGAAAAGGATTTGGCCACATCAAGCTGTTTGCAAGATCCGCATTCCAATTCTACCAGCTTCATGGCCTGAAGGTTTTCTAA
- a CDS encoding Lrp/AsnC family transcriptional regulator: MKIDQVDVTILNTLQDNARTSLEQLAHLTGVSTASVQRRLKALRESGLILREVAILDGTKLGQAMSFIIMVELERERLDQIDAFVNRARQEPQVQQCYYVTGDADFCLICMTKDMQEFEALTHRLFFQNANVRRFRTSVVMGRKKVGLEVPLEVL, encoded by the coding sequence ATGAAAATCGATCAAGTTGACGTCACTATCCTCAATACGTTGCAGGACAATGCACGCACCAGCCTTGAGCAATTGGCTCATCTGACCGGCGTGTCGACCGCATCGGTCCAGCGACGCTTGAAGGCCTTGCGGGAATCCGGCCTCATCTTGCGTGAAGTGGCAATTCTGGACGGCACCAAGCTTGGACAGGCCATGAGTTTCATCATCATGGTGGAACTGGAACGGGAGCGGCTGGATCAGATCGATGCCTTTGTAAATCGGGCACGGCAGGAACCCCAAGTGCAGCAATGTTACTATGTCACCGGAGACGCGGATTTCTGTTTGATATGCATGACCAAAGACATGCAGGAATTTGAGGCGCTGACCCATCGCCTGTTCTTCCAGAACGCCAATGTCCGCCGGTTTCGGACATCTGTTGTGATGGGCCGTAAGAAAGTCGGTTTGGAAGTACCGCTGGAAGTATTGTGA
- a CDS encoding helix-turn-helix transcriptional regulator, whose protein sequence is MQFQSSAKTNDDKRQDLRLQAGSWLKAAREEAGLSQRDLATKMGALYYTFISQIESGKGRLPADRYEIYAGALGVDKRDFAIKMLEFYEPTTYELIFNQKSGTE, encoded by the coding sequence ATGCAGTTTCAATCCAGTGCGAAAACAAACGACGATAAACGCCAGGATTTGCGTCTTCAGGCCGGGAGCTGGCTCAAGGCGGCGCGCGAAGAAGCAGGCCTTTCCCAGCGGGACTTGGCCACCAAGATGGGCGCGCTCTATTACACCTTCATTTCCCAGATCGAGAGCGGCAAGGGCCGGTTGCCGGCGGACCGCTATGAGATCTATGCCGGCGCCCTTGGTGTCGATAAGCGGGACTTTGCCATCAAGATGCTCGAGTTTTACGAGCCGACCACCTATGAACTAATTTTTAACCAGAAATCTGGCACTGAGTAA
- a CDS encoding class I SAM-dependent methyltransferase — MQDWSDGYVADIEYNHGFYRELAPAHLSFASLTQGFRTPSPERALNYCELGCGQGVSMNILAAANPHISFYATDFNPGQITSASRLAEDAGLSNLHFYDAAFDEFEHEPSLPRSFDIISLHGIYSWISAENRAHIVRFLQKKLKPGGLVYISYNTLPGWAVSMPLRQLLVDHATKSTGPITTRIDKALSYAQDFNSVGTDYFSKNDLVIERLKKMAPMPRNYLAHEYFNKDWTPFYFSQVADELAGAKLSFLASAHVLDQVDMVNLTGEQQKFLASEPDPLRRQSLRDYIVNQQFRRDIFVKGGEKFNLADSRAAWLDHRFTLVKRREDVPLTSNSRLGEVTLNKDVYDPILDGFSNGPATIREILKNKQIEEFGWQKLQQALAVLVGAGDLQPCLTTKNEKKRRESAKLMNRTLIDRSEGGTDISFLASPVTGSGVAVNRIEQLFLNARIKGMKTPSDWAASTWEKLDSQGHKLKLEGKTLENPDDNLTELNRQAKEFEEKTLPVLSTLQVI, encoded by the coding sequence GTGCAGGATTGGAGTGACGGCTATGTAGCCGATATTGAATACAATCACGGTTTCTACCGAGAGCTGGCGCCAGCACATCTTTCATTTGCATCGTTGACACAGGGATTTCGAACGCCTTCACCTGAAAGGGCGTTGAATTACTGCGAACTCGGCTGTGGCCAGGGGGTGTCAATGAATATCCTTGCAGCAGCCAATCCACATATTTCGTTTTACGCGACGGATTTTAATCCCGGACAGATTACCAGCGCTTCTAGACTTGCTGAGGATGCTGGATTGTCGAATTTACATTTTTATGATGCTGCTTTTGACGAGTTTGAGCATGAACCTAGCCTTCCCAGAAGTTTTGACATTATTTCATTGCATGGAATTTACAGCTGGATCAGTGCCGAAAACCGAGCTCACATAGTTCGCTTTCTTCAGAAAAAACTGAAACCTGGCGGCCTAGTCTATATCAGCTACAACACCCTTCCTGGGTGGGCTGTCAGTATGCCATTGCGGCAGCTGCTTGTAGACCATGCGACCAAGTCAACAGGACCTATAACGACCCGCATAGACAAGGCTTTGTCTTATGCCCAAGACTTCAACTCAGTTGGCACCGACTATTTTTCAAAAAATGATCTAGTGATCGAACGATTGAAAAAAATGGCTCCTATGCCACGCAACTATCTGGCACATGAGTATTTTAATAAGGATTGGACACCGTTTTATTTTTCGCAAGTTGCCGACGAATTGGCTGGGGCAAAGCTATCATTTCTGGCTTCTGCACATGTGCTCGACCAAGTGGACATGGTGAATTTGACCGGCGAGCAGCAGAAGTTTTTGGCGTCTGAACCCGATCCCCTACGTCGACAAAGTCTTCGTGACTACATTGTTAATCAGCAATTCCGTCGGGATATTTTTGTCAAAGGCGGTGAAAAATTCAATCTTGCGGACAGTCGTGCAGCTTGGCTCGACCATCGATTCACACTGGTTAAGCGCCGAGAGGACGTGCCACTTACCTCCAATAGTCGATTGGGCGAGGTAACTCTGAACAAGGACGTCTACGATCCTATTTTGGATGGATTTTCCAATGGTCCGGCGACCATTAGAGAGATCCTGAAAAATAAACAAATTGAAGAATTTGGGTGGCAAAAACTCCAGCAGGCGCTCGCCGTTCTTGTCGGTGCTGGCGATCTCCAGCCTTGTTTGACTACGAAAAATGAAAAAAAACGTCGAGAAAGTGCGAAATTGATGAATCGGACACTCATTGATCGTTCGGAAGGGGGGACTGACATTTCCTTCCTGGCGTCGCCAGTGACCGGCAGTGGCGTGGCAGTGAATCGTATCGAGCAGTTATTTCTTAACGCGCGCATCAAAGGAATGAAAACGCCTTCTGATTGGGCGGCCTCCACTTGGGAGAAGTTGGACTCACAGGGCCACAAATTAAAACTGGAAGGAAAAACGCTAGAAAATCCAGACGATAATCTCACTGAATTAAACAGACAAGCCAAAGAATTTGAGGAGAAGACACTCCCTGTACTCTCTACGCTTCAAGTAATATGA
- a CDS encoding pyridoxal-phosphate dependent enzyme has product MTLWSDTAATPLLEQTFEPWTVQIKDETGRMGLGAFKALGGIYAVARLCLGASIPDNVTLDMIREKAKGKTFVCASAGNHGMAVAKGAQIFGANARIHLADTVPESFVARLQAVGAKVIRSGATYEDSIQAAIEDAEANDFVHLADGSWPGYTEPPRLVMEGYTVLAEELRATYSRSGEWPSHVFLQAGVGGMAAAVAYMIRKNWSVQPQIIVVEPDAAPCLREAVRDGKVVDVQGATSNMGRLDCKTASLLAFEILREAANTFLTVSDDEATEAVATLKAQDIPATTPSGAAGFAALQKLNPPASARPLIIVSEGDVT; this is encoded by the coding sequence ATGACACTCTGGTCAGATACCGCTGCGACTCCACTTCTGGAGCAGACGTTTGAACCGTGGACCGTTCAGATCAAGGATGAGACCGGGCGCATGGGCCTTGGTGCGTTCAAGGCACTCGGCGGTATTTATGCTGTCGCCCGCCTGTGTCTCGGCGCTTCGATCCCGGACAATGTTACCTTGGACATGATCCGCGAAAAGGCGAAGGGAAAAACCTTTGTTTGCGCAAGTGCCGGCAATCACGGCATGGCCGTTGCCAAGGGCGCCCAGATTTTTGGCGCGAACGCCCGGATCCATTTGGCGGATACAGTACCCGAAAGCTTCGTGGCCCGGTTGCAGGCCGTCGGCGCGAAGGTTATCCGCTCTGGTGCCACCTACGAAGACAGTATCCAAGCCGCCATTGAGGACGCAGAAGCCAACGATTTTGTTCACTTGGCTGACGGGTCGTGGCCTGGGTACACCGAACCGCCCCGCTTGGTTATGGAAGGGTACACGGTGTTGGCCGAAGAATTGCGGGCAACCTATTCACGCAGTGGCGAATGGCCAAGCCATGTGTTTCTTCAAGCTGGTGTTGGAGGTATGGCCGCCGCGGTCGCCTACATGATCCGCAAAAACTGGTCTGTCCAGCCCCAGATCATTGTGGTGGAGCCGGATGCAGCTCCATGTCTTCGGGAGGCCGTTCGGGACGGCAAGGTCGTTGATGTTCAGGGGGCAACGTCGAACATGGGCCGCCTGGATTGTAAGACAGCGTCTTTGTTGGCGTTCGAAATTCTCCGGGAAGCAGCGAACACCTTTTTGACCGTAAGCGATGACGAGGCGACGGAAGCCGTAGCTACTCTGAAGGCACAGGACATTCCCGCAACGACGCCGTCAGGTGCGGCCGGATTTGCTGCGCTCCAGAAACTCAATCCGCCAGCGTCCGCCCGGCCACTGATCATCGTCAGTGAAGGGGATGTGACGTGA